In Blautia sp. SC05B48, a single genomic region encodes these proteins:
- the spoIIIAA gene encoding stage III sporulation protein AA: MDANQIQNLFASNVRQLLVDADLDYDKLYEIRLRVGRPLFLTYDGGECFLRQKDTEPYLVTREDLKETLEYVSGYSLYAYEDEIRQGFLSVQGGHRVGVTGKVILDGNHIRGMKYISCINVRLAHEIQGCAEEVLPYIQTREQIMHTLIVSPPRCGKTTLLRDIIRQMSNGWGNISGVTVGVVDERSELAGCYQGIPQNDLGMRTDILDGCPKAEGMQMLIRSMSPVVVAVDELGKEEDFKAVESVIHCGCRLIATAHGASMEETLSQPFFRKLWEARVFQRYIFLGKHERAGIVEGIYDENGKCLCTGL; this comes from the coding sequence ATGGACGCAAACCAGATCCAGAACCTGTTTGCCAGTAATGTCCGCCAGCTTCTGGTGGATGCAGACCTTGATTATGATAAATTATATGAGATACGTCTCCGCGTGGGAAGACCTCTGTTCCTCACTTATGATGGGGGAGAATGTTTCCTCCGGCAAAAAGATACAGAACCTTATCTGGTTACGCGGGAAGATCTTAAGGAAACACTGGAGTATGTCAGCGGCTATTCCCTGTATGCTTATGAAGATGAGATTCGCCAGGGGTTTTTGAGTGTACAGGGTGGGCACCGTGTAGGAGTTACCGGAAAGGTGATCCTGGACGGAAACCATATCCGTGGGATGAAATATATTTCCTGCATCAATGTCCGTCTGGCACATGAGATCCAGGGATGTGCAGAAGAAGTGCTGCCATATATCCAGACAAGAGAGCAGATCATGCATACCTTGATCGTTTCTCCGCCCAGATGTGGGAAGACCACGCTTCTTCGGGATATCATCCGGCAGATGAGTAATGGATGGGGAAATATTTCCGGTGTTACGGTAGGAGTAGTCGATGAGCGCAGTGAGCTGGCCGGATGCTATCAGGGGATCCCTCAGAATGACCTTGGAATGCGTACGGATATCCTGGACGGCTGTCCGAAAGCAGAAGGGATGCAGATGCTGATCCGGTCAATGTCGCCGGTTGTGGTTGCTGTGGATGAACTTGGAAAAGAAGAAGATTTCAAGGCTGTGGAATCAGTTATCCACTGTGGATGTCGTCTGATCGCAACTGCACATGGAGCTTCCATGGAAGAAACATTATCCCAGCCGTTTTTCCGGAAATTGTGGGAAGCGCGGGTTTTCCAGAGATATATTTTTCTGGGAAAGCATGAACGTGCAGGAATCGTGGAAGGAATCTATGATGAAAACGGGAAATGCCTATGTACCGGATTGTAG
- a CDS encoding SpoIIIAH-like family protein, whose amino-acid sequence MKKIMKKNQVIITSLAILIAVAGYLNFADVDLGFKDKETSTDSSGILDDVNYDLTDETALLDENGADGTTQSEVMDTASPGEAVLTGASDFAAQAKVSREQVRSQNKADLQAIISNKDISDEEKQNAINTMVSMTDFTEKEAAAELLLEAKGFENVIVNLTGETADVVVPDADLEDAKRAQIEDIVKRKTGVAAESIVITPLSQSKNASDVINTADEAEKNTGGAEDNAESTGDEVQDTAASVESDPTDQTSEDEETAADIQNDQTIDTEGIYD is encoded by the coding sequence GTGAAAAAGATCATGAAGAAAAATCAGGTAATCATCACCTCGCTGGCCATTCTCATTGCTGTGGCCGGATATCTGAATTTCGCAGATGTGGATCTGGGATTTAAGGATAAGGAGACGAGTACGGACAGCAGCGGTATCCTGGACGATGTGAATTATGACCTGACCGATGAAACAGCCCTTCTGGATGAGAACGGGGCAGATGGCACAACCCAGTCGGAGGTGATGGATACCGCATCCCCGGGCGAGGCCGTACTTACCGGTGCTTCGGATTTTGCAGCACAGGCAAAAGTCAGCAGGGAGCAGGTGCGTTCCCAGAACAAAGCGGACCTGCAGGCGATCATCAGTAATAAAGACATCAGCGATGAGGAAAAACAGAATGCCATTAACACAATGGTTTCCATGACAGATTTTACAGAAAAAGAGGCGGCTGCAGAGCTTCTTCTGGAGGCGAAGGGTTTTGAAAATGTGATCGTAAATCTGACGGGCGAAACTGCGGATGTTGTGGTGCCGGATGCAGATCTGGAGGATGCAAAACGTGCACAGATCGAGGATATTGTAAAGAGGAAAACCGGTGTGGCAGCAGAGAGCATTGTGATCACGCCTCTGAGTCAAAGTAAAAATGCATCGGATGTTATAAATACTGCAGATGAAGCTGAAAAAAATACGGGAGGTGCAGAGGATAATGCGGAAAGTACAGGTGATGAGGTGCAGGATACCGCTGCATCTGTGGAAAGCGATCCGACGGATCAAACATCTGAGGACGAAGAGACGGCTGCAGATATCCAGAACGATCAGACTATTGATACAGAGGGAATTTACGACTGA
- a CDS encoding 4'-phosphopantetheinyl transferase family protein, translating to MNGIIYYTKIRDEYNSKNMEHMIGEKLLEIGLEREFGRKLAFEPRSKGEHGKPFFTLLPRIHYNITHSGKYVMCLFAGEEVGIDVQIHKKVNYERILERLVPADMIREILDADDMEKAFFAQWVLREAYIKWTGEGLSRDLRTISMDKGNYIMLELEPGYSGAIWSRDSLELRFEYEDIILK from the coding sequence ATGAATGGGATTATTTATTATACGAAGATCAGAGATGAATATAACAGCAAGAACATGGAGCATATGATCGGGGAAAAGCTTCTGGAAATCGGACTTGAGCGGGAATTTGGACGGAAGCTTGCTTTTGAGCCTCGGTCAAAGGGGGAACATGGGAAACCGTTTTTTACCCTGCTTCCAAGAATTCATTATAATATCACACATTCCGGAAAATATGTGATGTGTCTGTTTGCCGGAGAAGAGGTGGGCATTGATGTGCAGATCCACAAGAAGGTAAATTACGAACGGATCCTTGAAAGACTGGTACCGGCAGATATGATACGGGAAATCCTGGATGCAGATGATATGGAGAAAGCCTTTTTTGCCCAGTGGGTTTTGAGAGAGGCATATATCAAATGGACCGGAGAGGGATTGTCCAGGGATCTGCGTACGATTTCCATGGATAAGGGAAATTACATAATGCTGGAGCTGGAACCGGGATACAGTGGTGCGATCTGGTCCAGAGACAGCCTGGAATTACGATTTGAATACGAAGATATCATTTTGAAATAG
- a CDS encoding stage III sporulation protein AB, translating to MYRIVGCILVVAAGAGMGFSGSMRLSEQIRILEKLLQMVICLKGEIRCGNASLPDAFYGAAGRMNGKYREFLISAADRMKAGTGEKLSQICRECAESALKKSCLTHGEKDAFFSFGEYLGYMDLEMQMRQLSLYENNLEAEILKRKAEVSGKKKLYQGIGILGGLLLAVLLV from the coding sequence ATGTACCGGATTGTAGGATGTATTCTGGTAGTGGCTGCAGGAGCCGGAATGGGATTTTCCGGAAGTATGAGACTTTCGGAGCAGATCCGCATACTGGAAAAACTGCTTCAGATGGTGATCTGCCTGAAAGGCGAGATCCGCTGCGGGAATGCATCACTGCCGGATGCTTTTTATGGAGCAGCAGGAAGAATGAATGGAAAATACAGAGAGTTTCTCATCAGTGCCGCGGACAGGATGAAAGCGGGAACAGGAGAAAAACTTTCACAGATATGCAGGGAATGTGCGGAAAGCGCCCTGAAAAAAAGCTGCCTTACCCATGGGGAAAAGGACGCTTTTTTTTCTTTCGGAGAATATCTGGGCTATATGGATCTGGAAATGCAGATGCGGCAGCTTTCCCTGTATGAAAATAATCTGGAAGCAGAGATTTTGAAGCGGAAAGCGGAGGTTTCCGGAAAGAAAAAACTGTACCAGGGAATTGGGATTCTTGGAGGCCTGCTGCTGGCGGTTCTCCTGGTATAG
- the spoIIIAC gene encoding stage III sporulation protein AC, with translation MEVSIIFKIGAVGILVSVLSQILKHSGREEQAFLVSFSGLLLVLFWIVPYIYELFKNIQQLFVL, from the coding sequence TTGGAGGTCAGTATCATATTCAAGATCGGTGCAGTAGGGATCCTGGTCTCTGTTCTTTCTCAGATCCTGAAACATAGCGGAAGGGAGGAACAGGCTTTTCTGGTGAGTTTTTCAGGACTTCTTTTAGTACTGTTCTGGATCGTGCCGTATATTTATGAGCTTTTTAAAAATATCCAGCAGCTTTTTGTACTGTAG
- a CDS encoding stage III sporulation protein AE — protein MKRYWSEICAALFLAVVISCFGGVIVYASSAEQQITDQMELTDLQSMVDEMLGEKTFSVTEAFHRLLSGEEVLSEESVQEFLHSLLFYGIEREKELIVKLLLLLLFAAVFSGFAGAFDNGQVGEISFYVVYLLVFTLLMNSFSGLSASLLSMLAWITEFMKELSPVYFMAVAAASGASSAAAFYQGVLLLVWLFQWILERVLLPGVSLYILLRFVNHLSREEMLGKMAELIETVISWGLRTLLGVAAGLQVVRGLVAPVMDSLKRSAVGKTAGALPGIGSAVNAVTELVLTTAVLVRNSLGIALLLVILAVGAGPLVRYGLLSLTYRFLAAAAQPVSDKRLVEAFGTMAEGCALLMRILFTAEILCMLTFLILMAGGGLG, from the coding sequence ATGAAAAGATATTGGTCAGAGATTTGTGCAGCCCTGTTTCTGGCTGTAGTTATAAGCTGTTTTGGAGGTGTGATCGTTTATGCTTCTTCGGCGGAACAACAGATCACAGATCAGATGGAGCTTACCGACCTGCAGTCCATGGTAGATGAGATGCTTGGAGAAAAAACATTTTCTGTTACAGAAGCGTTTCACAGACTGTTGTCAGGGGAAGAGGTGCTTTCGGAGGAGAGTGTGCAGGAATTTTTGCACAGTCTCCTTTTTTATGGTATTGAAAGAGAAAAAGAGTTGATCGTGAAGTTGTTGCTTCTGCTGTTGTTCGCTGCCGTTTTTTCCGGGTTTGCCGGTGCCTTTGATAACGGGCAGGTGGGAGAGATCAGTTTTTATGTGGTGTATCTTCTTGTTTTTACTCTTCTGATGAACAGTTTTTCCGGTTTGAGTGCATCACTGCTTTCAATGCTTGCGTGGATCACGGAGTTTATGAAGGAACTCTCACCGGTGTATTTTATGGCAGTGGCAGCAGCGTCAGGTGCATCCAGTGCAGCTGCCTTTTATCAGGGAGTACTGCTTCTGGTGTGGCTTTTTCAATGGATCCTGGAACGAGTACTGCTTCCCGGAGTGAGTTTATATATTCTTCTGAGATTTGTGAATCATCTTTCCAGGGAAGAAATGCTGGGAAAAATGGCTGAGCTGATCGAGACTGTGATCTCCTGGGGGCTTCGGACATTACTTGGAGTGGCAGCAGGACTGCAGGTGGTGCGTGGGCTTGTAGCTCCGGTAATGGATTCTCTGAAGCGGAGTGCTGTGGGAAAAACTGCAGGTGCTCTTCCTGGGATCGGGAGCGCGGTAAATGCAGTTACGGAACTGGTCCTTACCACAGCTGTTCTTGTAAGAAACAGTCTGGGCATTGCGCTTTTACTGGTGATCCTGGCGGTGGGGGCGGGGCCATTGGTCCGATATGGACTTTTGTCACTGACCTATCGCTTTCTGGCGGCTGCGGCGCAGCCTGTATCAGACAAACGGCTGGTAGAAGCCTTTGGCACCATGGCAGAGGGATGTGCACTTCTGATGAGAATCCTGTTTACTGCGGAAATTTTATGTATGCTTACATTTCTGATCCTGATGGCAGGAGGAGGCTTGGGATGA
- a CDS encoding SpoIIIAC/SpoIIIAD family protein: MDILKISVLGAAGVLLGILLKDRAPEYVSLVTMGIGLVILGLAVGKISYLFQSLERLKQSLPIDGSYITTLLKMIGITYIGQFSSGICRDAGYSSTGAQIELFCRLSVMVLSMPVLLALLDTIQGFLA; this comes from the coding sequence GTGGATATTCTGAAGATTTCTGTTCTGGGAGCGGCAGGGGTTCTTCTGGGGATTCTTCTGAAAGACCGCGCACCGGAGTATGTAAGCCTTGTTACGATGGGAATAGGTCTTGTGATACTGGGATTAGCGGTAGGGAAGATCAGCTATCTGTTCCAGTCCCTGGAGAGACTGAAACAGAGTCTCCCGATTGATGGAAGCTACATCACTACTTTGCTGAAGATGATCGGGATCACTTATATCGGACAATTTTCATCCGGTATATGCAGAGATGCAGGATATTCCTCCACTGGTGCACAGATCGAACTGTTCTGCCGGTTATCTGTAATGGTTTTAAGTATGCCGGTTCTTCTGGCACTGCTGGATACCATACAGGGATTTCTTGCATGA
- a CDS encoding stage III sporulation protein AF, translated as MRTELYQWMKSLAFFHVLTTALLHILPDKRYEQYIRLFMGLLLVLLICTPIFAVVGKSEELLSGFSNNYGREEQVRMETEAEGIRETFLKGAYEQELKNQVQGILRKEGIFSAKTEVDMEKELQLTITLYGTVTEKQREAVKNELERICGLRKGQYQILAAEDGMEGVGSFPSSGNPSSGGRTSGNPKEQ; from the coding sequence ATGAGAACAGAACTTTATCAGTGGATGAAAAGCCTGGCTTTTTTTCATGTACTTACTACAGCACTTCTGCATATTCTGCCTGATAAGCGTTATGAGCAGTATATACGGCTGTTTATGGGGCTTCTGTTGGTGCTTTTGATCTGTACGCCTATATTTGCCGTAGTGGGAAAAAGTGAGGAACTTCTGTCCGGATTCAGCAATAATTATGGGAGAGAAGAACAGGTACGTATGGAGACAGAAGCAGAAGGAATAAGGGAAACATTTCTTAAAGGCGCATATGAACAGGAGCTGAAGAATCAGGTTCAGGGTATCCTCAGGAAAGAAGGGATTTTTTCGGCAAAAACAGAAGTAGATATGGAAAAAGAGCTTCAGCTGACCATAACACTTTATGGAACAGTCACAGAAAAACAGAGGGAGGCGGTGAAAAATGAGCTCGAAAGAATCTGCGGACTCAGGAAAGGACAGTATCAGATCCTGGCTGCTGAGGATGGGATGGAAGGAGTGGGGAGTTTTCCTTCTTCTGGGAATCCTTCTTCTGGTGGCAGGACTTCCGGTAACCCGAAAGAACAGTAA